The Stenotrophomonas maltophilia sequence CGCGTTCGGCTGCGGTGCAGTCCGGAGCTTCCAGACGCGCCACCCAGGTGCTGGCGCGTGCGAACAGCGAGGCGTCTTCCATGTGCCGGTGGCTGCTCATTCGGTATCCCTGTCGTTGTGCAGCGGATCCGGTCCCAACTCCTGGCGCAGGCCCTGCAGGGCGCGGGCGATATGTTTTTCCACGGTCTTGGCTGTAATTCCACAGTGCCGTGCGATCTGCGTATAGCTCATGCCGGTGATCCGGTTGAGCAGGTACACCTCGCGCGCGCGCTCGGGCAGTTTGAAAAGGGCCTGCCGCAGCAGGGACAACATCTGCCCGGACTCTGCCTGGCGCAAGGGGTCCGGCGACGGGCTGGTGGGCTCGTCGTGACCATCATGCTCGGCCAGTGACAGGTGCGGTCGCGACTGCGGCGATCGGCCGCGATCGGCCAGGCGATTGCGCGCAATACGATACAGCAGCAGGCGCAGTTCGTCGGTGCCGTGCGCGCGATAGCGGATCAGCCGCTCCATGCAGTCCTGCGCGATGTCCTCCGCATCCTCCGGCCCCACGCCCCGTGTGCGCAGGAACGCGCACAGTGGCGCGCGTTCTTCGCGTACGAACGCGATGAAGGCGTCCGCAGGCGCGGATGGCTCCGGCGCGTGGTGGATCAGGGGGGACGGAACGGACAGGGCTGGCCTCGGCTGACGTTGGTGGATGCGCCTTCGAGTTTTACGCGACGATGACCGGATGGGGAAGAGTGCAGGGTGCCCCCTCTCTCATTGTGAATGCATTCATTTTTCCACGCCGGCCGCGCTGGGGGAGATTCCGGCGTTCTGCCGTTTGACTCTTTACCCGCGTGTTGCGGGTGGAGAGAGAACGTATGAAGCATTCGAAGTTGAGCCTGGCCCTGGCCGGGCTGATCGGCGTTGGCGCCATCGCGGCGGCTGATGACGTCATGGCAATGAGTTATCACGTGCAGGGGGATCGCATCTTCCTGAGCGGCGGCGTCACCTACGCCGACGTGGTGTCGCTGCCGGCGTTGCTGGCCAAGGCGCAGGCCGAGGGCCGGCCGATCCGCGAAGTGGTGCTGCGCACCTCCAATGGTGGCGCGTTGATCGCCGGCGAGTGGCTGCAGGGCATCATCCGCACCGCCGGCCTGAACACCATCGTGTCCGGCAACTGCATCTCGTCCTGCTCGATCATGCAGTCCGGTGGTGTCGAACGCTATCTGGCCGGTGATCTGCCAATCGTCGATTCGGTACAGATCCACGCGGCCAGCAACAGCGGCAAAGTGATCTACACGCCGTCGCCGCGGATGACCCAGATCTACACCGGCAACTACGGCGGCGGCATCGATGCCGGGCTGCTGCACAAGGCCATGTATGAAGTCGTGCAGCCCAACGGCCTGCTGGTGTTCCGCGATCCGGCGCGCACCACGGGTGCCTCGGTCACTTTCGATCCTGATGGCAGCGGCAGCAAGCTGGAGTCGTTCCCGGGCCAGGACATCTACAACAACAGGATCATCACCGCGAAGGGCTACCGCGATCCGGGCGATACGTTGAATGTCACCGCCAACGTGAGCGGCGACATCAACCCGGGCTACCTGCGCACCGGTCGCCAGCTGCAGACCTTCGTCGATGATGATTTCGCGCGCTGGAACACCAACTGGCAGTCCAGCTACATCAACCTGGCGCAGAGCATCTACAACGCGTCCAGCAATGGTCCGCAGGGCGTCGGCGCGAACTCGGTACAGGACTACCAGAACGATCCCACATACAAGGCCCTGCTGCTGTCCAAGCTGCGTCTGGGTGACCTGGATGGGTCTACGCTGGACAACTCCATGGGCGTGATCCGCGTGACCAACGGCGCTACCTGGCGTACCTCCGCCACCACCGGTGCCGACTTCATGCTGGTCGACAACGGCACCATCGCGCTGGAAGGCGGCGCACTGCGCGCTTCGGAGGTGCGGGTGATGGGCGCAGGCATGCTGGTCGGCAATGGTGACGTGGCGGGCACCGCGATGGATCTCAGTGCGCTGGCCAGCGGCACCCGCCCGTCCTGGCGAGAGGACGGCTTCAACCGCCTGCGCGTCTACGGCACGCTGATGCCGCGCGGTGGCGACCTGGTCACCCACGGCTACGTCAACATCATGCCGGGCGGCAAGGTGCTGTTCGACGTGACCGAGAACGGTGGCAGCGCTGCCGGGCGCGTGCGCGTCGGCAGCTTCTTCGACCAGTCCAGCGGCAGGGTGAATGACGGCGCGCTGGTGATCTCCAAGGGCGCCTTCCTGGAGTTGAATGTTGCGCAGG is a genomic window containing:
- a CDS encoding RNA polymerase sigma factor — encoded protein: MCAFLRTRGVGPEDAEDIAQDCMERLIRYRAHGTDELRLLLYRIARNRLADRGRSPQSRPHLSLAEHDGHDEPTSPSPDPLRQAESGQMLSLLRQALFKLPERAREVYLLNRITGMSYTQIARHCGITAKTVEKHIARALQGLRQELGPDPLHNDRDTE